The Coleofasciculus sp. FACHB-1120 genome segment GACTTCCGGATTCGCTGTCTCTACATCTTCGACAAAGACAGAAGGTTTTGTATGCAGTGCCGCAGCAAAGAGTGGATCTTCTTTTGGCAAAGATTCTGGTTCTTTCTTCCAGTCAGCGTCAAGAATGTTGGGATATTCTTGAGTGCGACGCCAACAGTAAGGAACTTTCCCGATGGATGTATGCGGATCGCGCAGGTAGAGAAAAATGCGATCGCACTGCAACACTTCACCCAAAGCTGGCAGCAAGGCGGAAAAGACAGTATCAGGTGTACTGTCCTCGCTGAAAATTTTATCGAGAATTGGTGGTATTGGGTTGTTCATACGCTTATTTTCTCAGCCGTCTGTTCGTTTCACTACAAAAGTAGCGATTTTCCAGGGCTGGATGCTGGCTATTTGCCCAGAAGCGAACATTTCGGGTGCATCGATGGGACGCTCTAACAAATCAACTGGGTGCGCGATCGCTAAATCCAAGTCGCTATTCAACTGCATCTGTGCCTCTTCCCCGTGACACTCATAACAGCGCAAAATCCACTGCCGCAAGTTATCTTCTGACTGCTTCAATGCGATCAGAATTAGATTTTCAGCATGTAAGTCTAACAATTGACCCACGGGGGGTAAGGACGCCATATTTCTCGCATCGGGTTCTTCCACCCCCCTTTTTAAGGGGGGTAAGGGGGGATCGAGACTCTTTGGGGGAGAGATTAACCGAGAAGTATTGGGTAAGGACGAATTCTGTTCGCCGACCGAAGGCAGCAGCATCACTTGTAGCGGTAAATTTAGCTCGTAGCCTCGGCGCACAGTATGCGCTGACTGCCAGCCACATTGATGAGGATAGAGGGCATAGGTGAATTGATGCCAACCTTGGTCTGCATCTGGATCGGGCCAAGTAGAACCTCGTAACAGGGTGAGGCGTAATTGAGAAGGTTCGGCATCGTAACCGTATTTACAATCATTTAGCAAACTAACGCCATAGCCATTGTCAGCTAAATCTGCCCAGTGCAAGGCAGGAACTTCCCATTTGGCGGTTTCTGCGGGTGTTTGAGGCTGAGTAGTTCGCTCGTTAGCGTCGCGTGTGCTTCGCACAATCGCGCCGCAAGGAATTTCGTAAGTAGCAGAATCCGCCGTCAAGGTAAGCGGGAAAGCGGCTTTTACGAGTACGTGGCGTTCTTGCCAGTCTACAGTCGTGACGATTTTCAGTAGCGGCGAATCTGCTTGCAGGACGTAATCTTGGCAAAATTTCGACTCGCCTAGCTGCCGCACAACGCGCAGACGAGTTTGCACCGCCCCCTGTTCTACCCATTCAATTGACTTTAGCTGGGTGGGAGGTAAGGGGTGTTGGGCATAGTTGGGGTCAATGTTCCAAGCATCCCAATATTGACCGCTATCTTGGAAGGCTTGGAGTTGATTTCCTCCGACTTGAGAGAGGATCTCTCGATGATTAATTTTGTCAAAAACACTGCTTAAATCGCCTGTTTGAGAATCAACGATTACCCGCAGTAAGTCATTTTCTAAAATGCAATTTTTTTCGCTAAATCTGATATTATCTCGATTATGTGCATTAGAATCCGGAAAGCTAGTGCTATGCTGCCCGTGTTCTTGCCTTTTTGAGGGTAATTCCTCTTGAGGATCTAGGTTTTGAGGATATAGCCAGAAGAGACGATAACCCA includes the following:
- a CDS encoding GAF domain-containing protein; this encodes MNNPIPPILDKIFSEDSTPDTVFSALLPALGEVLQCDRIFLYLRDPHTSIGKVPYCWRRTQEYPNILDADWKKEPESLPKEDPLFAAALHTKPSVFVEDVETANPEVVNKAFEQKEFGHRALVHAHLCQDNLLWGILQPCVFGQPRVWTPEDRSIMTTVTEKLTPLAVAYILAAKSSIPARR